The proteins below come from a single Microtus pennsylvanicus isolate mMicPen1 chromosome 13, mMicPen1.hap1, whole genome shotgun sequence genomic window:
- the Gja4 gene encoding gap junction alpha-4 protein, which translates to MGDWGFLEKLLDQVQEHSTVVGKIWLTVLFIFRILILGLAGESVWGDEQSDFECNTAQPGCTNVCYDQAFPISHIRYWVLQFLFVSTPTLIYLGHVIYLSRREERLRQKEGELRALPSKDPHVERALAAIEHQMAKISVAEDGRLRIRGALMGTYVVSVLCKSVLEAGFLYGQWRLYGWTMEPVYVCQRAPCPHLVDCYVSRPTEKTIFIIFMLVVGVISLVLNLLELVHLLCRCVGREIKARKDHDTSPAQGAASDPYPEQVFFYLPMGKEPSSPPCPTYNGLSSTEQNWANLTTEEQLTSSRPPPFENPAPQGGRKPPSRPSSSASKKQYV; encoded by the coding sequence ATGGGTGACTGGGGCTTCCTGGAGAAGCTGCTAGATCAGGTCCAGGAGCACTCGACTGTGGTGGGCAAGATCTGGCTGACCGTGCTCTTCATCTTCCGCATCCTCATCCTGGGCCTGGCCGGCGAGTCAGTGTGGGGCGACGAGCAGTCCGATTTTGAGTGTAACACAGCCCAGCCCGGCTGCACGAACGTCTGCTATGACCAGGCTTTCCCCATCTCCCACATCCGCTACTGGGTGCTGCAGTTCCTCTTCGTCAGCACGCCCACCCTCATCTACCTGGGCCATGTCATTTACCTGTCTCGGCGGGAAGAGCGATTGcggcagaaagagggagagctCCGGGCACTGCCCTCCAAGGACCCACATGTAGAGCGGGCCCTGGCTGCCATAGAGCACCAGATGGCCAAGATCTCAGTAGCAGAGGACGGTCGTCTTCGGATCCGTGGGGCGCTCATGGGCACCTATGTGGTCAGCGTGCTGTGCAAAAGCGTGCTGGAGGCAGGCTTCCTCTACGGCCAGTGGCGCCTCTACGGCTGGACCATGGAGCCCGTGTATGTGTGCCAGCGCGCGCCCTGCCCCCACCTCGTGGACTGCTATGTCTCTCGACCCACAGAGAAGACTATCTTCATCATCTTCATGCTCGTGGTGGGAGTCATCTCCCTGGTGCTCAACCTGCTGGAGCTGGTGCACCTGCTGTGTAGGTGTGTCGGCCGGGAGATAAAGGCACGGAAGGACCACGACACATCCCCGGCCCAGGGCGCTGCTTCAGACCCTTACCCAGAACAGGTGTTCTTCTACCTCCCCATGGGCAAGGAACCCTCGTCCCCACCGTGTCCCACCTACAATGGGCTCTCATCCACGGAGCAAAACTGGGCCAACTTGACCACGGAGGAGCAGCTGACCTCCTCCAGGCCTCCCCCCTTCGAAAATCCAGCCCCTCAGGGTGGCCGGAAGCCCCCTAGTCGCCCCAGCAGTTCTGCATCTAAGAAGCAGTATGTGTAG